A part of Melospiza georgiana isolate bMelGeo1 chromosome 16, bMelGeo1.pri, whole genome shotgun sequence genomic DNA contains:
- the MED9 gene encoding mediator of RNA polymerase II transcription subunit 9, which yields MASGPAGRAAEEPPPPEPPAEQKPPPLPPAQEEFSFLPLVHDIIKCMDKDSQDVHQVLNELKNKFQEMRKLISSMPGIGVSPEQQQQQLQNLREQVRTKNELLQKYKSLCMFEIPKE from the exons ATGGCGTCCGGGCCCGCGGGCCGCGCCGCtgaggagccgccgccgccggagcCGCCCGCCGAGCAGaagccgccgccgctgccgcccgcgCAGGAGGAATTCTCCTTCCTGCCGCTCGTCCACGACATCATCAAATG caTGGACAAGGACAGCCAGGATGTTCACCAGGTACTGAATGAGCTCAAGAACAAGTTCCAGGAGATGAGGAAGCTGATCAGCTCCATGCCTGGCATTGGggtgagcccagagcagcagcagcagcagctgcagaacctGCGGGAGCAGGTCCGGACCAAGAACGAGCTGCTGCAGAAGTACAAGAGCCTTTGCATGTTTGAAATCCCCAAGGAGTAG
- the RASD1 gene encoding dexamethasone-induced Ras-related protein 1 — protein MKLAAMIKKMCPSEAELSIPAKNCYRMVILGSSKVGKTAIVSRFLTGRFEEQYTPTIEDFHRKFYSIRGEVYQLDILDTSGNHPFPAMRRLSILTGDVFILVFSLDNRDSFEEVQRLKQQILETKSCLKNKTKENIEVPLVICGNKGDRDFYREVQPREIEQLVGGDPKKCAYFEISAKRNSSLDQMFQALFAMAKLPSEMSPDLHRKVSVQYCDILHKKALKGKKLLKEGGSEEAYGIVAPFARRPSVHSDLMYIREKAIGGGHGKEKDRCVIS, from the exons ATGAAACTGGCAGCGATGATCAAGAAGATGTGTCCCAGCGAGGCCGAGCTGAGCATCCCCGCCAAGAACTGCTACCGCATGGTCATCCTGGGCTCCTCCAAGGTGGGCAAGACAGCCATCGTCTCCCGCTTCCTCACCGGCCGATTCGAGGAGCAGTACACGCCAACCATCGAGGACTTCCACCGCAAGTTCTACAGCATCCGTGGTGAGGTCTACCAGCTCGACATCCTGGACACGTCGGGCAACCACCCCTTCCCAGCCATGCGCCGCCTGTCCATCCTCACAG GAGACGTTTTCATCCTCGTCTTCAGCCTGGACAACCGAGACTCCTTTGAGGAGGTGCAGCGCCTGAAGCAGCAAATCCTGGAGACCAAGTCGTGCCTGAAGAACAAAACCAAGGAGAACATCGAGGTGCCCCTGGTCATCTGCGGCAACAAGGGCGACCGGGACTTTTACCGGGAGGTGCAGCCCCGGGAGATCGAGCAGCTGGTGGGAGGGGACCCCAAAAAATGTGCCTACTTCGAGATCTCGGCCAAGAGGAACAGCAGCCTGGACCAGATGTTCCAGGCGCTCTTCGCCATGGCCAAGCTGCCCAGCGAGATGAGCCCCGACCTGCACCGCAAGGTCTCGGTCCAGTACTGCGACATCCTGCACAAGAAGGCGCTGAAAggcaaaaagctgctgaaggagggCGGCTCGGAGGAGGCGTACGGCATCGTGGCCCCCTTCGCCCGGCGGCCCAGCGTGCACAGCGACCTCATGTACATCCGCGAGAAAGCCATCGGCGGCGGGCACGGCAAGGAGAAGGATCGCTGCGTGATCAGCTAG